Proteins co-encoded in one Aphelocoma coerulescens isolate FSJ_1873_10779 chromosome 21, UR_Acoe_1.0, whole genome shotgun sequence genomic window:
- the TP73 gene encoding tumor protein p73 isoform X7 — MLYISDPMQHYTTSQFNLLNNSMDQSIGSRAASTSPYSSEHTSNVPTHSPYSQPSSTFDAMSPAPVIPSNTDYPGPHHFEVTFQQSSTAKSATWTYSPLLKKLYCQIAKTCPIQIKVSTSPPPGTIIRAMPVYKKAEHVTEVVKRCPNHELGRDFNDGQSAPASHLIRVEGNNLSQYVDDPVTGRQSVMVPYEPPQVGTEFTTILYNFMCNSSCVGGMNRRPILIIITLETRDGQVLGRRSFEGRICACPGRDRKADEDHFREQQALNESAAKNGNANKRTFKQSPQGIPALGTGIKKRRHGEEEMYYVPVRGRENFEILMKIKESLELVELVPQQLVDSYRQQQQQLLQRQTRNAEQPPHAAQRRNERGPLVPVHGVRVTLHPPATLQPRPQPRQDLGALKIPEQYRMIIWRGLQELKQSHDYGAQQLIRSSSNASTISIGSSGELQRQRVMEAVHFRVRHTITIPNRGAADDWADFGFDLPDCKSRKQSIKEEFTEGEIN, encoded by the exons ATGCTCTACATCAGCGACCCGATGCAGCATTACACCACG TCCCAGTTCAATTTGCTGAACAACAGCATGGATCAGAGCATCggcagcagagcagcctccACCAGCCCCTACAGCTCCGAGCACACCTCCAATGTCCCAACGCACTCGCCCTACTCGCAGCCCAGCTCTACCTTCGACGCCATGTCCCCGGCTCCCGTCATCCCCTCCAACACCGACTACCCTGGTCCCCACCACTTCGAGGTGACCTTCCAGCAGTCCAGCACCGCCAAGTCAGCCACCTGGACA TACTCCCCGCTGCTGAAGAAGCTCTACTGTCAGATCGCCAAGACATGCCCCATCCAGATCAAGGTGTCCACCTCGCCGCCCCCGGGCACCATCATCCGGGCCATGCCCGTCTACAAGAAGGCAGAGCACGTCACCGAGGTGGTGAAGCGCTGCCCCAACCACGAGCTCGGCCGCGACTTCAACGACG GCCAGTCAGCCCCTGCCAGCCACCTGATCCGGGTGGAAGGCAACAACCTGTCCCAGTACGTGGATGACCCGGTGACGGGACGGCAGAGCGTGATGGTGCCCTACGAGCCCCCGCAG GTGGGGACCGAGTTCACCACCATCCTGTACAACTTCATGTGCAACAGCAGCTGCGTGGGAGGGATGAACAGGAGGCCCatcctcatcatcatcacccTGGAGACGAGAGA CGGCCAGGTCCTGGGGAGGAGATCCTTCGAGGGGCGGATCTGTGCCTGTCCCGGCAGGGACCGGAAAGCCGACGAGGATCATTTCCGAGAGCAGCAAGCCCTGAACGAGAGCGCGGCCAAGAACGGCAACGCCAACAAGCGCA cGTTCAAGCAGAGCCCCCAGGGCATCCCCGCGCTGGGGACCGGCATTAAGAAACGGAGGCACGGGGAGGAGGAGATGTACTACGTGCCT GTGCGAGGCCGGGAGAACTTTGAGATCCTGATGAAGATAAAGGAGAGCCTGGAGCTGGTGGAGCTGGTCCCGCAGCAGCTGGTGGATTCCtaccggcagcagcagcagcagctcctgcagaggca GACCCGGAATGCTGAACAGCCACCCCATGCAGCCCAACGGAGAAATGAACGGGGGCCACTCGTCCCAGTCCATGGTGTCCGGGTCACACTGCACCCCCCCGCCACCCTACAACCCCGACCCCAGCCTCGTCAG GATCTCGGAGCACTGAAGATCCCGGAGCAGTACCGGATGATCATCTGGCGGGGCCTGCAGGAGCTCAAACAGAGCCACGACTACGGCGCCCAGCAGCTGATCCGCTCCAGCAGCAACGCCTCCACCATCTCCATCGGCAGCTCGGGCGAGCTGCAGCGGCAGCGGGTGATGGAGGCCGTGCACTTCCGCGTGCGCCACACCATCACCATCCCCAACCGCGGCGCGGCCGACGACTGGGCCGACTTCGGCTTCGACCTCCCGGACTGCAAATCCCGCAAACAGTCCATAAAGGAGGAGTTCACGGAGGGAGAGATCAACTGA
- the TP73 gene encoding tumor protein p73 isoform X4: MLYISDPMQHYTTSQFNLLNNSMDQSIGSRAASTSPYSSEHTSNVPTHSPYSQPSSTFDAMSPAPVIPSNTDYPGPHHFEVTFQQSSTAKSATWTYSPLLKKLYCQIAKTCPIQIKVSTSPPPGTIIRAMPVYKKAEHVTEVVKRCPNHELGRDFNDGQSAPASHLIRVEGNNLSQYVDDPVTGRQSVMVPYEPPQVGTEFTTILYNFMCNSSCVGGMNRRPILIIITLETRDGQVLGRRSFEGRICACPGRDRKADEDHFREQQALNESAAKNGNANKRTFKQSPQGIPALGTGIKKRRHGEEEMYYVPVRGRENFEILMKIKESLELVELVPQQLVDSYRQQQQQLLQRQSQLQTPSSYGPVLSPMNKVHGGGINKLPSVNQLVGQPAQHSSGSAPSLGPMGPGMLNSHPMQPNGEMNGGHSSQSMVSGSHCTPPPPYNPDPSLVSFLTGLGCPNCIDYFTSQGLQNIYHLQNLSIEDLGALKIPEQYRMIIWRGLQELKQSHDYGAQQLIRSSSNASTISIGSSGELQRQRVMEAVHFRVRHTITIPNRGAADDWADFGFDLPDCKSRKQSIKEEFTEGEIN; this comes from the exons ATGCTCTACATCAGCGACCCGATGCAGCATTACACCACG TCCCAGTTCAATTTGCTGAACAACAGCATGGATCAGAGCATCggcagcagagcagcctccACCAGCCCCTACAGCTCCGAGCACACCTCCAATGTCCCAACGCACTCGCCCTACTCGCAGCCCAGCTCTACCTTCGACGCCATGTCCCCGGCTCCCGTCATCCCCTCCAACACCGACTACCCTGGTCCCCACCACTTCGAGGTGACCTTCCAGCAGTCCAGCACCGCCAAGTCAGCCACCTGGACA TACTCCCCGCTGCTGAAGAAGCTCTACTGTCAGATCGCCAAGACATGCCCCATCCAGATCAAGGTGTCCACCTCGCCGCCCCCGGGCACCATCATCCGGGCCATGCCCGTCTACAAGAAGGCAGAGCACGTCACCGAGGTGGTGAAGCGCTGCCCCAACCACGAGCTCGGCCGCGACTTCAACGACG GCCAGTCAGCCCCTGCCAGCCACCTGATCCGGGTGGAAGGCAACAACCTGTCCCAGTACGTGGATGACCCGGTGACGGGACGGCAGAGCGTGATGGTGCCCTACGAGCCCCCGCAG GTGGGGACCGAGTTCACCACCATCCTGTACAACTTCATGTGCAACAGCAGCTGCGTGGGAGGGATGAACAGGAGGCCCatcctcatcatcatcacccTGGAGACGAGAGA CGGCCAGGTCCTGGGGAGGAGATCCTTCGAGGGGCGGATCTGTGCCTGTCCCGGCAGGGACCGGAAAGCCGACGAGGATCATTTCCGAGAGCAGCAAGCCCTGAACGAGAGCGCGGCCAAGAACGGCAACGCCAACAAGCGCA cGTTCAAGCAGAGCCCCCAGGGCATCCCCGCGCTGGGGACCGGCATTAAGAAACGGAGGCACGGGGAGGAGGAGATGTACTACGTGCCT GTGCGAGGCCGGGAGAACTTTGAGATCCTGATGAAGATAAAGGAGAGCCTGGAGCTGGTGGAGCTGGTCCCGCAGCAGCTGGTGGATTCCtaccggcagcagcagcagcagctcctgcagaggca GAGCCAGCTGCAGACACCTTCCTCCTACGGCCCTGTCCTTTCCCCCATGAATAAAGTCCACGGTGGAGGAATCAACAAGCTGCCCTCTGTGAACCAGCTGGTGGGGcagcctgcccagcacagctccgGCTCTGCACCCAGCCTGGGCCCCATGG GACCCGGAATGCTGAACAGCCACCCCATGCAGCCCAACGGAGAAATGAACGGGGGCCACTCGTCCCAGTCCATGGTGTCCGGGTCACACTGCACCCCCCCGCCACCCTACAACCCCGACCCCAGCCTCGTCAG ttttttaacaggattggGGTGTCCAAACTGCATCGACTATTTCACCTCACAAGGGTTACAGAATATTTACCACCTGCAGAACCTATCCATAGAG GATCTCGGAGCACTGAAGATCCCGGAGCAGTACCGGATGATCATCTGGCGGGGCCTGCAGGAGCTCAAACAGAGCCACGACTACGGCGCCCAGCAGCTGATCCGCTCCAGCAGCAACGCCTCCACCATCTCCATCGGCAGCTCGGGCGAGCTGCAGCGGCAGCGGGTGATGGAGGCCGTGCACTTCCGCGTGCGCCACACCATCACCATCCCCAACCGCGGCGCGGCCGACGACTGGGCCGACTTCGGCTTCGACCTCCCGGACTGCAAATCCCGCAAACAGTCCATAAAGGAGGAGTTCACGGAGGGAGAGATCAACTGA
- the TP73 gene encoding tumor protein p73 isoform X2 produces the protein MSQSSAADEGTTFEHLWSTLEPDSTYFDLPPANPTGSSEVSNRTEVTMDVFQMRGMTDSSQFNLLNNSMDQSIGSRAASTSPYSSEHTSNVPTHSPYSQPSSTFDAMSPAPVIPSNTDYPGPHHFEVTFQQSSTAKSATWTYSPLLKKLYCQIAKTCPIQIKVSTSPPPGTIIRAMPVYKKAEHVTEVVKRCPNHELGRDFNDGQSAPASHLIRVEGNNLSQYVDDPVTGRQSVMVPYEPPQVGTEFTTILYNFMCNSSCVGGMNRRPILIIITLETRDGQVLGRRSFEGRICACPGRDRKADEDHFREQQALNESAAKNGNANKRTFKQSPQGIPALGTGIKKRRHGEEEMYYVPVRGRENFEILMKIKESLELVELVPQQLVDSYRQQQQQLLQRQSQLQTPSSYGPVLSPMNKVHGGGINKLPSVNQLVGQPAQHSSGSAPSLGPMGPGMLNSHPMQPNGEMNGGHSSQSMVSGSHCTPPPPYNPDPSLVSFLTGLGCPNCIDYFTSQGLQNIYHLQNLSIEDLGALKIPEQYRMIIWRGLQELKQSHDYGAQQLIRSSSNASTISIGSSGELQRQRVMEAVHFRVRHTITIPNRGAADDWADFGFDLPDCKSRKQSIKEEFTEGEIN, from the exons TCCCAGTTCAATTTGCTGAACAACAGCATGGATCAGAGCATCggcagcagagcagcctccACCAGCCCCTACAGCTCCGAGCACACCTCCAATGTCCCAACGCACTCGCCCTACTCGCAGCCCAGCTCTACCTTCGACGCCATGTCCCCGGCTCCCGTCATCCCCTCCAACACCGACTACCCTGGTCCCCACCACTTCGAGGTGACCTTCCAGCAGTCCAGCACCGCCAAGTCAGCCACCTGGACA TACTCCCCGCTGCTGAAGAAGCTCTACTGTCAGATCGCCAAGACATGCCCCATCCAGATCAAGGTGTCCACCTCGCCGCCCCCGGGCACCATCATCCGGGCCATGCCCGTCTACAAGAAGGCAGAGCACGTCACCGAGGTGGTGAAGCGCTGCCCCAACCACGAGCTCGGCCGCGACTTCAACGACG GCCAGTCAGCCCCTGCCAGCCACCTGATCCGGGTGGAAGGCAACAACCTGTCCCAGTACGTGGATGACCCGGTGACGGGACGGCAGAGCGTGATGGTGCCCTACGAGCCCCCGCAG GTGGGGACCGAGTTCACCACCATCCTGTACAACTTCATGTGCAACAGCAGCTGCGTGGGAGGGATGAACAGGAGGCCCatcctcatcatcatcacccTGGAGACGAGAGA CGGCCAGGTCCTGGGGAGGAGATCCTTCGAGGGGCGGATCTGTGCCTGTCCCGGCAGGGACCGGAAAGCCGACGAGGATCATTTCCGAGAGCAGCAAGCCCTGAACGAGAGCGCGGCCAAGAACGGCAACGCCAACAAGCGCA cGTTCAAGCAGAGCCCCCAGGGCATCCCCGCGCTGGGGACCGGCATTAAGAAACGGAGGCACGGGGAGGAGGAGATGTACTACGTGCCT GTGCGAGGCCGGGAGAACTTTGAGATCCTGATGAAGATAAAGGAGAGCCTGGAGCTGGTGGAGCTGGTCCCGCAGCAGCTGGTGGATTCCtaccggcagcagcagcagcagctcctgcagaggca GAGCCAGCTGCAGACACCTTCCTCCTACGGCCCTGTCCTTTCCCCCATGAATAAAGTCCACGGTGGAGGAATCAACAAGCTGCCCTCTGTGAACCAGCTGGTGGGGcagcctgcccagcacagctccgGCTCTGCACCCAGCCTGGGCCCCATGG GACCCGGAATGCTGAACAGCCACCCCATGCAGCCCAACGGAGAAATGAACGGGGGCCACTCGTCCCAGTCCATGGTGTCCGGGTCACACTGCACCCCCCCGCCACCCTACAACCCCGACCCCAGCCTCGTCAG ttttttaacaggattggGGTGTCCAAACTGCATCGACTATTTCACCTCACAAGGGTTACAGAATATTTACCACCTGCAGAACCTATCCATAGAG GATCTCGGAGCACTGAAGATCCCGGAGCAGTACCGGATGATCATCTGGCGGGGCCTGCAGGAGCTCAAACAGAGCCACGACTACGGCGCCCAGCAGCTGATCCGCTCCAGCAGCAACGCCTCCACCATCTCCATCGGCAGCTCGGGCGAGCTGCAGCGGCAGCGGGTGATGGAGGCCGTGCACTTCCGCGTGCGCCACACCATCACCATCCCCAACCGCGGCGCGGCCGACGACTGGGCCGACTTCGGCTTCGACCTCCCGGACTGCAAATCCCGCAAACAGTCCATAAAGGAGGAGTTCACGGAGGGAGAGATCAACTGA
- the TP73 gene encoding tumor protein p73 isoform X1, producing MSQSSAADEGTTFEHLWSTLEPDSTYFDLPPANPTGSSEVSNRTEVTMDVFQMRGMTDSVMSQFNLLNNSMDQSIGSRAASTSPYSSEHTSNVPTHSPYSQPSSTFDAMSPAPVIPSNTDYPGPHHFEVTFQQSSTAKSATWTYSPLLKKLYCQIAKTCPIQIKVSTSPPPGTIIRAMPVYKKAEHVTEVVKRCPNHELGRDFNDGQSAPASHLIRVEGNNLSQYVDDPVTGRQSVMVPYEPPQVGTEFTTILYNFMCNSSCVGGMNRRPILIIITLETRDGQVLGRRSFEGRICACPGRDRKADEDHFREQQALNESAAKNGNANKRTFKQSPQGIPALGTGIKKRRHGEEEMYYVPVRGRENFEILMKIKESLELVELVPQQLVDSYRQQQQQLLQRQSQLQTPSSYGPVLSPMNKVHGGGINKLPSVNQLVGQPAQHSSGSAPSLGPMGPGMLNSHPMQPNGEMNGGHSSQSMVSGSHCTPPPPYNPDPSLVSFLTGLGCPNCIDYFTSQGLQNIYHLQNLSIEDLGALKIPEQYRMIIWRGLQELKQSHDYGAQQLIRSSSNASTISIGSSGELQRQRVMEAVHFRVRHTITIPNRGAADDWADFGFDLPDCKSRKQSIKEEFTEGEIN from the exons TCCCAGTTCAATTTGCTGAACAACAGCATGGATCAGAGCATCggcagcagagcagcctccACCAGCCCCTACAGCTCCGAGCACACCTCCAATGTCCCAACGCACTCGCCCTACTCGCAGCCCAGCTCTACCTTCGACGCCATGTCCCCGGCTCCCGTCATCCCCTCCAACACCGACTACCCTGGTCCCCACCACTTCGAGGTGACCTTCCAGCAGTCCAGCACCGCCAAGTCAGCCACCTGGACA TACTCCCCGCTGCTGAAGAAGCTCTACTGTCAGATCGCCAAGACATGCCCCATCCAGATCAAGGTGTCCACCTCGCCGCCCCCGGGCACCATCATCCGGGCCATGCCCGTCTACAAGAAGGCAGAGCACGTCACCGAGGTGGTGAAGCGCTGCCCCAACCACGAGCTCGGCCGCGACTTCAACGACG GCCAGTCAGCCCCTGCCAGCCACCTGATCCGGGTGGAAGGCAACAACCTGTCCCAGTACGTGGATGACCCGGTGACGGGACGGCAGAGCGTGATGGTGCCCTACGAGCCCCCGCAG GTGGGGACCGAGTTCACCACCATCCTGTACAACTTCATGTGCAACAGCAGCTGCGTGGGAGGGATGAACAGGAGGCCCatcctcatcatcatcacccTGGAGACGAGAGA CGGCCAGGTCCTGGGGAGGAGATCCTTCGAGGGGCGGATCTGTGCCTGTCCCGGCAGGGACCGGAAAGCCGACGAGGATCATTTCCGAGAGCAGCAAGCCCTGAACGAGAGCGCGGCCAAGAACGGCAACGCCAACAAGCGCA cGTTCAAGCAGAGCCCCCAGGGCATCCCCGCGCTGGGGACCGGCATTAAGAAACGGAGGCACGGGGAGGAGGAGATGTACTACGTGCCT GTGCGAGGCCGGGAGAACTTTGAGATCCTGATGAAGATAAAGGAGAGCCTGGAGCTGGTGGAGCTGGTCCCGCAGCAGCTGGTGGATTCCtaccggcagcagcagcagcagctcctgcagaggca GAGCCAGCTGCAGACACCTTCCTCCTACGGCCCTGTCCTTTCCCCCATGAATAAAGTCCACGGTGGAGGAATCAACAAGCTGCCCTCTGTGAACCAGCTGGTGGGGcagcctgcccagcacagctccgGCTCTGCACCCAGCCTGGGCCCCATGG GACCCGGAATGCTGAACAGCCACCCCATGCAGCCCAACGGAGAAATGAACGGGGGCCACTCGTCCCAGTCCATGGTGTCCGGGTCACACTGCACCCCCCCGCCACCCTACAACCCCGACCCCAGCCTCGTCAG ttttttaacaggattggGGTGTCCAAACTGCATCGACTATTTCACCTCACAAGGGTTACAGAATATTTACCACCTGCAGAACCTATCCATAGAG GATCTCGGAGCACTGAAGATCCCGGAGCAGTACCGGATGATCATCTGGCGGGGCCTGCAGGAGCTCAAACAGAGCCACGACTACGGCGCCCAGCAGCTGATCCGCTCCAGCAGCAACGCCTCCACCATCTCCATCGGCAGCTCGGGCGAGCTGCAGCGGCAGCGGGTGATGGAGGCCGTGCACTTCCGCGTGCGCCACACCATCACCATCCCCAACCGCGGCGCGGCCGACGACTGGGCCGACTTCGGCTTCGACCTCCCGGACTGCAAATCCCGCAAACAGTCCATAAAGGAGGAGTTCACGGAGGGAGAGATCAACTGA
- the TP73 gene encoding tumor protein p73 isoform X3, with the protein MSQSSAADEGTTFEHLWSTLEPDSTYFDLPPANPTGSSEVSNRTEVTMDVFQMRGMTDSVMSQFNLLNNSMDQSIGSRAASTSPYSSEHTSNVPTHSPYSQPSSTFDAMSPAPVIPSNTDYPGPHHFEVTFQQSSTAKSATWTYSPLLKKLYCQIAKTCPIQIKVSTSPPPGTIIRAMPVYKKAEHVTEVVKRCPNHELGRDFNDGQSAPASHLIRVEGNNLSQYVDDPVTGRQSVMVPYEPPQVGTEFTTILYNFMCNSSCVGGMNRRPILIIITLETRDGQVLGRRSFEGRICACPGRDRKADEDHFREQQALNESAAKNGNANKRTFKQSPQGIPALGTGIKKRRHGEEEMYYVPVRGRENFEILMKIKESLELVELVPQQLVDSYRQQQQQLLQRHQLQTPSSYGPVLSPMNKVHGGGINKLPSVNQLVGQPAQHSSGSAPSLGPMGPGMLNSHPMQPNGEMNGGHSSQSMVSGSHCTPPPPYNPDPSLVSFLTGLGCPNCIDYFTSQGLQNIYHLQNLSIEDLGALKIPEQYRMIIWRGLQELKQSHDYGAQQLIRSSSNASTISIGSSGELQRQRVMEAVHFRVRHTITIPNRGAADDWADFGFDLPDCKSRKQSIKEEFTEGEIN; encoded by the exons TCCCAGTTCAATTTGCTGAACAACAGCATGGATCAGAGCATCggcagcagagcagcctccACCAGCCCCTACAGCTCCGAGCACACCTCCAATGTCCCAACGCACTCGCCCTACTCGCAGCCCAGCTCTACCTTCGACGCCATGTCCCCGGCTCCCGTCATCCCCTCCAACACCGACTACCCTGGTCCCCACCACTTCGAGGTGACCTTCCAGCAGTCCAGCACCGCCAAGTCAGCCACCTGGACA TACTCCCCGCTGCTGAAGAAGCTCTACTGTCAGATCGCCAAGACATGCCCCATCCAGATCAAGGTGTCCACCTCGCCGCCCCCGGGCACCATCATCCGGGCCATGCCCGTCTACAAGAAGGCAGAGCACGTCACCGAGGTGGTGAAGCGCTGCCCCAACCACGAGCTCGGCCGCGACTTCAACGACG GCCAGTCAGCCCCTGCCAGCCACCTGATCCGGGTGGAAGGCAACAACCTGTCCCAGTACGTGGATGACCCGGTGACGGGACGGCAGAGCGTGATGGTGCCCTACGAGCCCCCGCAG GTGGGGACCGAGTTCACCACCATCCTGTACAACTTCATGTGCAACAGCAGCTGCGTGGGAGGGATGAACAGGAGGCCCatcctcatcatcatcacccTGGAGACGAGAGA CGGCCAGGTCCTGGGGAGGAGATCCTTCGAGGGGCGGATCTGTGCCTGTCCCGGCAGGGACCGGAAAGCCGACGAGGATCATTTCCGAGAGCAGCAAGCCCTGAACGAGAGCGCGGCCAAGAACGGCAACGCCAACAAGCGCA cGTTCAAGCAGAGCCCCCAGGGCATCCCCGCGCTGGGGACCGGCATTAAGAAACGGAGGCACGGGGAGGAGGAGATGTACTACGTGCCT GTGCGAGGCCGGGAGAACTTTGAGATCCTGATGAAGATAAAGGAGAGCCTGGAGCTGGTGGAGCTGGTCCCGCAGCAGCTGGTGGATTCCtaccggcagcagcagcagcagctcctgcagaggca CCAGCTGCAGACACCTTCCTCCTACGGCCCTGTCCTTTCCCCCATGAATAAAGTCCACGGTGGAGGAATCAACAAGCTGCCCTCTGTGAACCAGCTGGTGGGGcagcctgcccagcacagctccgGCTCTGCACCCAGCCTGGGCCCCATGG GACCCGGAATGCTGAACAGCCACCCCATGCAGCCCAACGGAGAAATGAACGGGGGCCACTCGTCCCAGTCCATGGTGTCCGGGTCACACTGCACCCCCCCGCCACCCTACAACCCCGACCCCAGCCTCGTCAG ttttttaacaggattggGGTGTCCAAACTGCATCGACTATTTCACCTCACAAGGGTTACAGAATATTTACCACCTGCAGAACCTATCCATAGAG GATCTCGGAGCACTGAAGATCCCGGAGCAGTACCGGATGATCATCTGGCGGGGCCTGCAGGAGCTCAAACAGAGCCACGACTACGGCGCCCAGCAGCTGATCCGCTCCAGCAGCAACGCCTCCACCATCTCCATCGGCAGCTCGGGCGAGCTGCAGCGGCAGCGGGTGATGGAGGCCGTGCACTTCCGCGTGCGCCACACCATCACCATCCCCAACCGCGGCGCGGCCGACGACTGGGCCGACTTCGGCTTCGACCTCCCGGACTGCAAATCCCGCAAACAGTCCATAAAGGAGGAGTTCACGGAGGGAGAGATCAACTGA
- the TP73 gene encoding tumor protein p73 isoform X8, giving the protein MLYISDPMQHYTTSQFNLLNNSMDQSIGSRAASTSPYSSEHTSNVPTHSPYSQPSSTFDAMSPAPVIPSNTDYPGPHHFEVTFQQSSTAKSATWTYSPLLKKLYCQIAKTCPIQIKVSTSPPPGTIIRAMPVYKKAEHVTEVVKRCPNHELGRDFNDGQSAPASHLIRVEGNNLSQYVDDPVTGRQSVMVPYEPPQVGTEFTTILYNFMCNSSCVGGMNRRPILIIITLETRDGQVLGRRSFEGRICACPGRDRKADEDHFREQQALNESAAKNGNANKRTFKQSPQGIPALGTGIKKRRHGEEEMYYVPVRGRENFEILMKIKESLELVELVPQQLVDSYRQQQQQLLQRHFLTGLGCPNCIDYFTSQGLQNIYHLQNLSIEDLGALKIPEQYRMIIWRGLQELKQSHDYGAQQLIRSSSNASTISIGSSGELQRQRVMEAVHFRVRHTITIPNRGAADDWADFGFDLPDCKSRKQSIKEEFTEGEIN; this is encoded by the exons ATGCTCTACATCAGCGACCCGATGCAGCATTACACCACG TCCCAGTTCAATTTGCTGAACAACAGCATGGATCAGAGCATCggcagcagagcagcctccACCAGCCCCTACAGCTCCGAGCACACCTCCAATGTCCCAACGCACTCGCCCTACTCGCAGCCCAGCTCTACCTTCGACGCCATGTCCCCGGCTCCCGTCATCCCCTCCAACACCGACTACCCTGGTCCCCACCACTTCGAGGTGACCTTCCAGCAGTCCAGCACCGCCAAGTCAGCCACCTGGACA TACTCCCCGCTGCTGAAGAAGCTCTACTGTCAGATCGCCAAGACATGCCCCATCCAGATCAAGGTGTCCACCTCGCCGCCCCCGGGCACCATCATCCGGGCCATGCCCGTCTACAAGAAGGCAGAGCACGTCACCGAGGTGGTGAAGCGCTGCCCCAACCACGAGCTCGGCCGCGACTTCAACGACG GCCAGTCAGCCCCTGCCAGCCACCTGATCCGGGTGGAAGGCAACAACCTGTCCCAGTACGTGGATGACCCGGTGACGGGACGGCAGAGCGTGATGGTGCCCTACGAGCCCCCGCAG GTGGGGACCGAGTTCACCACCATCCTGTACAACTTCATGTGCAACAGCAGCTGCGTGGGAGGGATGAACAGGAGGCCCatcctcatcatcatcacccTGGAGACGAGAGA CGGCCAGGTCCTGGGGAGGAGATCCTTCGAGGGGCGGATCTGTGCCTGTCCCGGCAGGGACCGGAAAGCCGACGAGGATCATTTCCGAGAGCAGCAAGCCCTGAACGAGAGCGCGGCCAAGAACGGCAACGCCAACAAGCGCA cGTTCAAGCAGAGCCCCCAGGGCATCCCCGCGCTGGGGACCGGCATTAAGAAACGGAGGCACGGGGAGGAGGAGATGTACTACGTGCCT GTGCGAGGCCGGGAGAACTTTGAGATCCTGATGAAGATAAAGGAGAGCCTGGAGCTGGTGGAGCTGGTCCCGCAGCAGCTGGTGGATTCCtaccggcagcagcagcagcagctcctgcagaggca ttttttaacaggattggGGTGTCCAAACTGCATCGACTATTTCACCTCACAAGGGTTACAGAATATTTACCACCTGCAGAACCTATCCATAGAG GATCTCGGAGCACTGAAGATCCCGGAGCAGTACCGGATGATCATCTGGCGGGGCCTGCAGGAGCTCAAACAGAGCCACGACTACGGCGCCCAGCAGCTGATCCGCTCCAGCAGCAACGCCTCCACCATCTCCATCGGCAGCTCGGGCGAGCTGCAGCGGCAGCGGGTGATGGAGGCCGTGCACTTCCGCGTGCGCCACACCATCACCATCCCCAACCGCGGCGCGGCCGACGACTGGGCCGACTTCGGCTTCGACCTCCCGGACTGCAAATCCCGCAAACAGTCCATAAAGGAGGAGTTCACGGAGGGAGAGATCAACTGA